atctagtagaaagattGGTTCAACCAAACGAGATGGGTGATTATCACCTTTCCACTCTCATAACCTGACTTCTTATCTAGACTCTGGTcaaaccatatggaatcatgtgtAGCCCTTTCTACATATCATAGATGGGGCTACCCCTACAGGTCCTAGGCCCTCATCCTAGGTGgcgattctttttttttttttttatcatgttcATCCTAAACCCCCCATCGCCAAGGAACCCTAAAAACAAATTTGACCTCAAGACGGAAGAAAACCACTCTGAGGTCATGGTACTTACATGACCAGAATCATAACAGTTTTGATCCCCATATCTAAAAATGAGAACACCATCTGGTTGCTAAGGGTCCAGCCACAATTTATAACAATGATATTTCCAATGATTTGCTGAATAAATGGTCTAGCTTTATCCCGGTACTTGAGAACCTTCCTTCAAACCCAAGAACAATTTTTAGTAGGATTAactgtccaaatggattctCCTTTCAAGTATCTGTGATTCGCCCATTTCACCCATAAGAGTCATTCTTGGAAGCTACCACCACGTACACCTGCTTCAAAATTCCTGGCAAATTCATATCTTTTACTCTCAAGTTTAGTATCATCACGATTAAACAACAATGAATCACATTCAATGTGCTGGATGAAATAAGAGAAACTCAATATCACATTTATACGTGAGCAATAATGCACATAAAGAACTAGTATTAAGTCttccacaccaaaaaaaaaacagaaaaaatattaTGTCAAACCTAAACCCATGTCCCCTTtacctctctcccccctcccccactctCTCTCATGTAACTTAGTTAAAGTCTCATTGAGCAGTTAGAAAGGATAgacccaaaaaaaggaaaggaaacaaaaattgaTGGTCTTGTAAAAGTTTACAGGGGGCGAACACAGATGATTTAGATGGAGAACATGCAAAATGCAACAAAATGATGGAACACGTTCTGCATCAATTGAACCCTTTAGAGCTAGCTAGGCGGCTCTCCCTTAGATTCAATGAACTCTCTATTTACTCATCAAAGAGTTAGGCTCATTGAGATTACTATTAATTTGGTCCTATAATATCATCGATCAACCTTTTCTTAGTCCAAATCACTGTAAAGTTGCAGTGTTTACCTGCCTttggaggaaaattttgaagAGAAGCTTGTTGTACCCAGCTAGCTTAGCTaggtttattattttctaataCTTATAATTAATGTTGCTTAATTATTGGCATGGGAATAATAAATCTCCTTTGACCACTCACTACAAGCAGCTACCCTAGTTTCCTTGTTAATCTACTACACTGTAATTAAAATAAGTATTTGGCAACAAATTAATTAAGTTAGCTGCATCGATCCTGCTTAtgaaaattaaatcaaatattTATTAAGTCTTTCATAAAACAGACTATTTATGAGTGGTTATATGCCAAACAATCAAACATAAGTGCTGTTATCGATCTAATCAGTCAAAGATAAGACTTTGTTTCCAAACAACATCCCTTAAAAACTGTCACTAAAgatcttttcttttgggtttgaagtgttggaaacttacaagctagctagctagctatgCTAGCTTTGCTAATAGTTGTCTAATTACACTTAATTACGAGGAAATTAAAGTAGTTGTTTGCAGTTATTCCTTCCTATATACATATATGATTTGCTTCTCTGTTAAGTAAACTAAGTTGTGAGCTAATAGCTAATCAATTTCCAAAGTAATTAAAATTAAGTAGTCTACACAAGTCTAAACTAACAGTCCAACTCTGCTCAACAATGTGACTGGCTATATATGCCTATGATCACTTCATAGTTTATCCACGAGAGACTAATCTTTTCATTTTGATGTTAGATTGGATTTTTTACCTAACACCCATGGCCCCCACCTTCTTTCTATTGGCAATGGAACACCTGTGACTCCGATAGAGGTACAAGTGTCAATTGGATTAAAATCGTCTACAGTGCAGACATCTTGCGGTACACTGCAGTAcgggcctgagagctcgacatgtggaagaagcttcatccaatggtgcgagctcgatgcaaggcagttttttttttctcttttttttggggctcggcaccgttggatgtcgtaAATTTCACttgtcgagctctcaggcccgCACTAGAGTGCACTACAAGATTAGGGCACTGCAAAGGAATTGTTTTTCGTGTCAATCGATTGGGCCTAAGCAGGCGCCACCAATTTAAGGCGTCACATTGTTTTCGCACATTTAGATGATCCAGCCTCATAGTCCAGGATatggatttattttattttatttttttctttttagttggTCACTAATCGATCCATAATCGAGCTTAAGGTAATCGGGTTGATTAAATAATCGGTTTATAAATGGGTCATAAACTGGGTAACTAGACTTAAATTAGCTATAAATGGCCGATTATCGGTCCGGTTCGAGGCTATCAGTCAGATTTCTTAACGGTTCTAGTCCTATGGGTCAGGACTAGTATTGGGCCACTAAGCTAATCGATTCCAAACTTTAGATCCAAGATCATTAACTAATGGGTTGGCCGGTTCCAGTTTCTAAACAGTTCCAAGcaacccaaaattaaaaaaaaaaatccctaacacatgctacatatatttaatttttcCCTCATgagatatgttttttttttcctttctcaaaTCGTAGAACTAATCTATATTACCTCTTattttgtattaattaataagtagaAACACTACCACTCTcataagttaggattattttaaggtagGTTATTAAGTTAACATTCACAAATGGACCTTTAACTTACAgtcaaatctttggtaaaatggCATATAAGACAAGTGGTACCAACTAAAagtgaaaaaccaaaaaaataatagagtcttaagaattacataatatatatggTTAGAGTGTGAATTTGTTATGGTTCCAGCAATTCCTAATTGATAGATTCGAAATTGGATCAATAACTTATCAATGGATTAAGAATCGAGGACCAATAAACTATTGGGTAGATCAGATCGAGTTCACTTCCTGATTCCAGTCGAAAATTGACACCCTCACTCTAGGTtgggatctagatcctctatgACGTGGGTTGCCCCAACAGTCGTGCTGCGTAGACACAGGACCGTATGCAATGATTACCTTACCCTCACCCAGGCAAGGCGcacaagcaggggtaaggcaatcattgcACGTGGCCATGTGTCTATGCAGCACGGGACTGTTGGGGCAGTGCgctgtagaggatctggattgctCTAGGTAGACCAATTGTGCATCACCGTCATCATTATCTGAATTGATTCGATTAATCTGACGGTTATATTTGTAGGCTGTACCTTATTAAGGTGGATACAGATGATATGGTATCCATCTATAGAACCTAAAAGTCGGCGATATGATTTTTAGTTTCTCGAGAAAAATTGAATTTCACGAGAGAGTGGAGGGTTTTGACTTTTCACTGCAATGTGAACCCGTACCCGACCGAAGCCCGATTTAACCGGAGAGGAGAGAATTAAATGCAATCATTGACTCTGGAGAGACACGATCATCGTAAATTTTTTAAGATGGAAAATCACAAGTACTTGAAAATTACTTTAGACCATAAGTAGCAAAAAAACGGTTAAAAAAAGAGATAGGGATAGTACGGGGATTTTAAACGGAACAAAATTGTAAACTGACGGTCAAATAAACGGTCGAAACGTAGACAACAGTAAAACACGGGAAATGGACGGTACATAAAAAATGTATATTTCTAAGATAAATTTTCAACtgtttaataataaaaattagggCGGAAGTTCTCTGTGCAATAATGCAGGCTGCGCCCGAACACATGGGCTGTCCATTCAAGGGGTAGGATGGTTATTTCATCCatcctcatgtgtctgggtgcagcctgcgctactacacaaagaacatttggcctaaaaATTATATGAAATTATGAAATTATGACTAGATCATCAGACATGGTACGTGCGTTTCAAGAAGTTGTTTACACACTTGGTCATTATTAGagctcatttttttaatgcttgCACTGTACATAAGTTGAATATGTAAACATGAAAAATATAATCGGAGATCCTATGAGAGAGATATGACCGTTTGAGTTGATAGAGGTCATGTAATCGTCCTAATTCCAACGGACTGAATGGTAACTAGTCGAAGGTGGCAGAATGCTTTGAAGAAACCGATCACAGAACCAGTCTGACTGGTTTTATGGTAGTCAAAAAATGGCCAAGAGGAGAATTTGGAGCCGGTCTTAGAAGTAGTCCGATTACTTGTGTCCGTCAGAGGTGGCTGAGAGCAAAGCAGCCAACCGGTTGCAGAAGTGGTCCAGCAGGCTCTATTGGCCTGAGCACATCCCGCGACTTCAAGGCGATTTTAAGTGGTGCTAAAGTTGGAATTAGACTTTGGCAAAAACATGAAAGTTGTATCTCTTTACGTCTAGTTTCAGAAGTAAAAATAACTAAATCGATCAATCAGAGTTAAATGAGTTATAAATAATGATCGAGTAATGTCCAGAATACTGAGCAAATTAAGGTCAAGCCGGAGTATCGGTCTGACCATGCACCTCCCTAATGCGGTATTGTTCTGGTCAattttattttgggattttgatAATAAAATCTATGGCTCAATGGAGGTGAGGCATAGAGAGGTTTATTGAGCTAGAGAGAAGAATTGTTATCATGCTTTCAAGAATACATTCAAGGGTTTATGAACAAGGCTCAGTGAAGGTTTGGCTTGCTCAAAAACATTGATTGGAACTCTACATTATTTGAGTCAAAGCTTTTGAGAGGAGGAATGTTGGGtagtgaagagaagagaagagaagagaagagaaggagaagagaaaaagacaaaTCATGAACCTAGGGTTTGTGGCATTTGAGAGAAGCTTCTAAAAGTGACGACTTGATTGAAGTTCCGACGGGAGAAAACATCGTGAATGCGAGCCGCAGAAGAAGGGAATCAACATCGGTTGCACCTACCTACATTGTTTGTACTCTCACATGTATATACTAGAGTATATGCAAGATGTATGATGAAATACCTAGCCTAATTTGAGCTTTATTAAGACTTATATATTGTTCATTTATTATAAGCATCGAGGTTATCAAGTCGGTGCTTGGTAGAGGGGTTGTAGTTCAATGGTGGTGGGTGCTCCCTTGTAGTTGTAGCTACATAAATTAGGGGTTGATGCTCCTTACTTAGTAATGAGTTCAACATAGATTGGGGGTTCATACTCCCgatcgtgtgtgtgtgtgtgatcgAATTGTTGTATTGTGCATCATATAGCCAGATCAAATTTGGGTTGGTCATGTACACTTTGTTTTGTGGCATATGCTATTATGTATGTTCTTGTGATTATGTGTATATTGGAGATTCATGTTCTACAGGGTAGTATGTATGGTTGTACACACATGGTAGACCTGACCAAATCATGTAATTGCGAAATGTGTTTTTATTTAGTGTTTGTGACGCCAACGAATGAATTAAGAAAACAAACGAATTGGGCCGAGTTCTTGGCCAATGCTGATTCACCCTCTTTGAGTAGCCATCTAATTAGTTCAAGAGTGATTACTAGATTTTTCCATATGAAGAAAtgaaaaagcaaagaaagagaaatcttTGGAAATACACCAAGTGAGAAACATGGCCCAATATCAAGATGGATCATACCTTCACTTGCCAAAATTAAGATCGATATCAAACGGCCTTTTTTCTAACAGGTAAGGTTATTGTGTTCTCTTCAAGCCTTGTTTCTTTcatggagagaaaaaaaatttccccttttttcttttccagagAGATCTGTCCATAATTTTAAAGTTCTTCTAATTCTTTTTCATTCCAATTGAATGGTATAGATTAATTGATAATGATTCATATGAACGGTACCCAATGAAGGAGGACCATCTCCAATACATCTGATGGACAGAGACATTCTCCAATGAACATTAGAATAAATAAGAAACATAATATTACCCAATTACCCTCTTACACTCAAGCAAATTTTTAACAAGCAATTATATAGATTATGGAattacctttctctctctctctcacatccacacacacacacacatgtgcAGCCTCAATGATCTAGATGCACTTTGTGTTTAAAAGATCAAAACAATCATTAATTAAACTAAACACTAAAAATTAGTTAGTAGATGACAAGACAAAACCCACATCTTTCTTATCTatttaagaaaattttttttgtaattaattgttaatgaaaaatggatttaCACATCGTCTATTATATTAACATCTTATATATCAAGTCAATAGTAAATAACgaaataatataattaataaaaaaaatataattttaattcaaaatattaaaaCGAGTATCAATTAGTTTCAAAACCAATATTGTATCTTAAGCCCTTAATAGATACCGATATGATAACCCTTCTTCTTGTCATCTTACCCTctaaagagaagggagaggggagagggggagagagagactttACAGCGTGTATTTCATTATCGAGTACTTAATCTACCACTGTTTTACCTTCTTTTCTCATGATTAAAGAATTACATGACTTTAATtacaagtctctctctctctttctctctctctctctctctctctcattaatcATTGATGATTTCACCATATGATCTCTCTCTcgtttcttattcttctctctctctcttttcctagaagaaggaggaaggacaAACTTTTCAAACCTCTCTCTTTCAGATTTTCATGGCGGAGGGACAGAGTTAATTTCTAAAGAGGGGACATTAGCTGGTTTGATGTCCAAGGCCCGGCATCACTCAACCGTCGATTACGGAAGctatagaaagagagagagaaagagaaatataaaaagaaaaagagagagagagagagagagagagagagagggagagaaagggaCAACTAATAGCAGTAATAGTGTGAGTGATATTAAAAAAGGTCAAACAAACATTGTCATTTTTAGCTTTATAAATTCATCCCACCCCTACCACTCTCCCTCCCTTTCTCCCTGCTTTCCTTCACAGCCCatttctcctttcctcttctctcctcttctctctcttcacctCCTCAGCTCAGCCTTCTTTGGGAGCAATACAAGAGAACAAAAACCAAACTACATTTCTCTTACTCCCTACTCCAACCAGGTTTCGGCTTCTCCCTTTCTGCTTGTGTCTTCTGCTGCTACACCCCATTTGGGAAATAGTAGAAACTAAATTCACAAGCACTTGATTCTTGTTTATTGTGGTGAATCTTCATCTGGGTCatcaaaaaccttttttttggggggagatTCACAATCTCAGCTTTTCTTCTCTGTGTAATTCTAAAATATCTATCCATGGAAAAGGAGAAGCATTTTAGGAATGCTGGTAGCCCACCTGCCCTGAGCTATGCTGCCGCTTCGTCATCTCCACCAACCAATTGGCATTCTTCGACCTCAGCCATGGAGCTTCCACTGGGAGACCTGAATGGTACTTCAGAGCAATTGCCCAATTGCTTCCTCAATCTCAATTGGGAGAATTCAATGGATCAGAGTGTTCCCTTTGAGTCAGCCCTGAGCTCAATTGTTTCTTCTCCTGCCACATCAAATACCGCCGTCGCCGTTCCAACTGACAGCGTCGTCATCAGAGAACTGATTGGGAGACTTGGTAGCATCTGCAATTCCGGAGAGATCTCCCCTCAGTCTCAAACAATGGGTGGAAGTGCAGCTGCTTCTTACATTGGGGGAAACAATAGCGCCAACACTTCCTGCTATAGTACCCCTTTGAATTCACCACCAAaactaaatctttccatgatgGATCATCAGGTCACGGGGAATCTACCCATCTTGGGGAATTCCATGCCTACCCATCCCAGTTTGGTTCCTTTTGCTGCTGATCCTGGATTTGCAGAGAGGGCTGCGAGGTCATCCTGTTTTGGCAGCCGAAATTTCGGCGGATTATCAAGCCAACTCGGATTCAAAGAAGCTGAATTCCCTTACAGATCAGTGCCAAGGGTGGGTAATGGAAAGCTATCGAGAGTCTCCAGCAGCCAATCTCTCAAGGCTGTTGGGTCTCAGATGGGTAGCCAGGAGAACAAAGAAACTCCATTGCAGGACACAATTGAGACAGAGATGAGATCCATTTCGGCTTCTGATAGGAAATTCAGTAAATTATCGAGGTCTTCAACACCAGACAATGCGGAGGAATTCGCAAATTCTCGCGAGGAATCCTCAATTTCTGAGCAAATCCCAGGTGGGGATTCTACCATGAAAGCTTCCAATGCTGCCAATGCCAGAAAGAGAAAAGCTGCTCAAAGAGGAAAAGCAAAGGATACCCCTTTATCCTCTACAGTAAAAGAATCAAAGGTATGCAATTTTGGTCTGAATTATCAAATCAACTTCAAAAATTCAAACTTTTTTAGTTAATCCCTCGAAGAATGAGCTTAAATGCCTGGGAATTCTCGCTTGCAGGAAGACGAGGACCCACATGCAAAGAAAAGCAAACCAGCTGAAGCCACTGCAAAGGAGAAAGATTCACCGAAGGCAAAGGCAGAACCCAATGGAGGTACCAACAGTGCAGGGGATGAAGGTCAGAAGCAAACCAAGGATAAGTCGAAACTGCCGGAACCTCCAAAGGACTACATCCATGTTAGAGCTAGAAGAGGCCAAGCCACTGACAGCCACAGTCTTGCTGAAAGGGTAAGAATTGAAACAATTTACTCAGAATACCATGAAGCTGCCATAATCATCAGCTTCCTTGTTAACCGGGTCTTCGTGATTCTCTGGTTTCCAGGTCCGAAGAGAGAAGATCAGTGAACGGATGAAATTCCTTCAAGATCTTGTACCGGGTTGCAATAAGGTATTATCTACCAAGAAGATGTTAAAATTGAAGTTCATATTAGCTGCTAAGGCTCTGAAGAACGAATTGTGATTCTAAACTTGGTTTTGAATTACCATTGTAGGTGACTGGTAAAGCAGTTATGCTCGACGAGATTATAAACTATGTTCAGTCACTGCAGCGCCAAGTTGAGGTAAATTAATACTCTAACAACGTAACCCAACCACCATTTGTGAtcatattttcagattttgagTTAAATGACTGAACTTGTAATGTTTTTGCAGTTCCTGTCTATGAAATTATCCACTGTGAACCCAAGGCTTGATTTCAACATGGAAAGTCTACTCTCAAAGGAGGTAATTTGATGAATTATAATGATGCCTAAGCACTTATTTTTACTAAGTAATCAATTGGGAATTCCTGAAGTTGGGTTCTTTTCTTCTGTTAATTCAGATGCTTCAGCCTCGAGGGTCGTTGCCACATCCAAGTTACCCATTAGATTCTTCGGCGTCTGCCTTTCAATATGGGCACCAGACCCAGCAAGAACCACCCCATCAAAGTGGAATTTCTAATGGAACAGAGACTCAGTGCTTAGTGAACCCATTAGATGCCGCGTTTCGTCTAAATCTTGGTGTGCAATTAACTCCTGCTGATGTTTTTGGTGAAGCTGCTTCTCAGGTAATTcaattttgtttcatttctcCAAGCATAGCTTATGTCTTTACAGAGTACTTAACAAGTTTCCACAATCCTTGTCATATTCTTATCTCTACCTGTTGGAATATTCCAGCTCTCCACATTCTGGGAGGACGACCTCCAAAGTGTTGTTCAAATGGGCTTTGGCCAGAACCAGAGCCAGGAAGCAGGATTCCAGCCACAGAGTTTCCACGGTGAGGGAAAATGAAAATGTTGTCGATATTTGTTTCTTCCATTTGGTTTGAAGCTCTTAGTTTGTGATTTCTAATACAAAATTTGTCAATTGCAGGCTCATTGTCATCTACCCACATGAAAATTGAGCTCTGATCATCATTTACTAAATTTGTATTTGGTTGAGGCCCCAGATAAAGAAGGCCTTTGTACATACAGAAAGATGTTGATTCGAACCGGCACACGAGCTCCTGAATTATCAACCATTAGCCCAGAGCAACAgattttttccccccttttttgggTCCCCTTCTTTTTGTTGATCTGATTCTTTGGAGAATTCTTACAAGTGTCCTTTGTAAAATTTTAGGACTAATTGTATTCTGTGGTGCAAAATATAATTACCAAATATAAGCTGTAACATGGTAAGAAGAACACAAAAGTGAAAGGGAGGGAGGAGTTTTGACACCAACTTCTGATCCAACCTTTGTTGGCATTTCAACCTTACCATCCAATAATACTATTATTAATTGATTGAGatgttttattatattttatggtTCAATTATTGTCTTAATCAGATGAAACTGTAAAACCGCGTAATCTGTGGAAGTCACAGAGTTTTAGATATGCTAACCAGCTGTTAAGTGGGGGCCTCTGGTATCTTTAAGTCTAATAATAGATGATTCAGATGGTGGGTAGCTTTGAGCTGGAGTCTACCATGAGATCTTGGCATCTCTAACTTCAATCTTGGGCACCCTGTACTTTTCATAGACCAACCAACATTAGAAGTTAGAACCTCCAGAAAGTCTTGTTCTGCTTTACTGTAGCACAAACTGCAGGGTGGGAGCTTTTTCAATCCTTTTGGTGAGAAAGGCATCCAAGAAGCCCAGGTTGGCAATGGTGATGTTCTGACCAGGCCCATTGAATCAGGAAACTTTTAAATCCCATCAACTACTCTAAAATATTGTGAAAAAATAGATAAACCAGATCAGAGAGTAGTGGAGTTCAGacttttttaccaaaaaaaaaagtctccaGACACCAACAAAAGAAACCGGCAGCCTTGCCTTTTCCATTGGATGTTCCATTATCTTTCTGTAAACTACTGTCATTAATTAAGAGAATAATGCCTTGACAATTCTGTATGTTCACAGTATATAGAGAAGAAACATAACAAACAAATTACCAATCTCACCTATAAATTGAAAAACAGAAAGACAGACTGCCATATGAGATGCACCAGATTTGGATAAGCATGTCTCTCTcatgtttgatatatatatatatatatatatataaatatatttatttatatatttatagggGTCACCATTAATGGCTTGATCTGTTCAACCTGATAAGGTCCCTCAGACCTTCCATGAGGTTCATACTTAGGCAAATATTGAAAGTGCTTGTCCCTTTTAGCAGGAACGGCCTCGGAAATTCCGGGAGTAACCCCGAACAATGCAACAGAATCAGGCCCACTGTGTGGAAATGGTTGGGAGAGATTTGATTAGGTATTGGTTGTTCATGGGTAACCAATTAGGGGGTCCATTAACCAGTCTGTTGCTGTTTCTATCAGGTTGAATCAAAGCATCTTTCCTCTTTTAGGTTTATCTTTCAAGTTTCACCTCAACAAGTGTTTGCTTTAACTTGGGTTGGTGTGAGCTTTGTAAGGGAGAAAAAGCAGAATTTGCTGTTGCAAAGTAACCATCATTTGATTCACCAACCATGATCATCCACCAAGTATTATTACATCCTCTCTATTTGTTAAGGTTATCTGTTTAGTGGAAGGAATGGGCTATTTATTATTCAAGTCACCATCAGagccatttcttcttctccttaaaTTGGATAGCTAGACACTGTTACTCACTTCACTTCactgtgaattttttttctcctccttttgtcTTGTTTAGTTTTTTCTCTTCAGATTAGATGGTTGATGCCATCTAGATGTCACTTTCAgatccatttttcc
The sequence above is a segment of the Telopea speciosissima isolate NSW1024214 ecotype Mountain lineage chromosome 7, Tspe_v1, whole genome shotgun sequence genome. Coding sequences within it:
- the LOC122669706 gene encoding transcription factor bHLH78-like — protein: MEKEKHFRNAGSPPALSYAAASSSPPTNWHSSTSAMELPLGDLNGTSEQLPNCFLNLNWENSMDQSVPFESALSSIVSSPATSNTAVAVPTDSVVIRELIGRLGSICNSGEISPQSQTMGGSAAASYIGGNNSANTSCYSTPLNSPPKLNLSMMDHQVTGNLPILGNSMPTHPSLVPFAADPGFAERAARSSCFGSRNFGGLSSQLGFKEAEFPYRSVPRVGNGKLSRVSSSQSLKAVGSQMGSQENKETPLQDTIETEMRSISASDRKFSKLSRSSTPDNAEEFANSREESSISEQIPGGDSTMKASNAANARKRKAAQRGKAKDTPLSSTVKESKEDEDPHAKKSKPAEATAKEKDSPKAKAEPNGGTNSAGDEGQKQTKDKSKLPEPPKDYIHVRARRGQATDSHSLAERVRREKISERMKFLQDLVPGCNKVTGKAVMLDEIINYVQSLQRQVEFLSMKLSTVNPRLDFNMESLLSKEMLQPRGSLPHPSYPLDSSASAFQYGHQTQQEPPHQSGISNGTETQCLVNPLDAAFRLNLGVQLTPADVFGEAASQLSTFWEDDLQSVVQMGFGQNQSQEAGFQPQSFHGSLSSTHMKIEL